Proteins encoded by one window of Manduca sexta isolate Smith_Timp_Sample1 chromosome 12, JHU_Msex_v1.0, whole genome shotgun sequence:
- the LOC115441550 gene encoding galactokinase, whose amino-acid sequence MSNEAVPKGEALLVKQAREKYIATYGRQPTVAACAPGRVNLIGEHIDYCEGFVLPMAIPFLTVVVGGYNNTDECRLLSVLGTGEELQTKFPSTKKSPLKPEQPGWSNYVKGVVANFPDVVDGFDAVIVSDVPMGAGLSSSASIEVAIFTFLEGLTGVTVGLVEKAKLCQKAEHEFPGMPCGIMDQYIVTMGKREHALLIDCRSLEAEQVPLETDDVALLVINSNVKHQLTGSEYPQRRAQCQEAADKLGLPSLRGAKRDDIEVLKRLGCDELVIKRAQHVIEEISRTEEVGKILGKKDFKRTGELFYQSHDSLSKLMEVSCPELDQLVNILRGATGVYGARMTGGGFGGCAIALVQKSEVGNLKNLILSQYKNPTFFVCQPTDGARLIKV is encoded by the exons ATGTCAAACGAAGCAGTGCCAAAAGGCGAAGCATTATTAGTGAAGCAAGCGCGAGAGAAGTATATAGCGACGTATGGCCGACAGCCTACAGTTGCGGCGTGCGCGCCTGGCCGCGTGAATCTCATCGGAGAGCACATTGACTACTGCGAAGGATTCGTTCTGCCGATG GCTATTCCATTCCTGACTGTGGTGGTCGGAGGTTATAACAATACGGACGAGTGCCGTTTACTGTCAGTGCTTGGTACGGGTGAAGAGCTTCAGACAAAGTTCCCGTCGACAAAAAAATCACCCTTAAAACCAGAACAACCTGGCTGGTCCAACTATGTGAAAGGCGTAGTCGCAAATTTCCCTG atgtGGTGGATGGTTTCGACGCTGTCATAGTGTCTGATGTTCCCATGGGAGCGGGCTTATCCAGTAGCGCTTCTATTGAAGTTGCTATATTTACATTCCTTGAGGGACTTACTGGAGTGACAGTTGG gcTGGTTGAAAAAGCTAAGCTGTGTCAAAAGGCCGAACACGAATTTCCTGGAATGCCATGCGGAATAATGGATCAATACATCGTGACAATGGGCAAAAGGGAGCACGCCTTACTTATTGACTGCAG ATCATTAGAAGCAGAGCAAGTGCCTCTGGAGACTGATGATGTGGCTCTGCTAGTAATCAACTCAAACGTGAAGCATCAACTGACAGGCAGCGAGTATCCACAACGACGAGCCCAGTGTCAAGAGGCAGCTGATAAGCTAGGCTTGCCTTCACTACGAGGAGCCAAACGAGATGACATTgaag TACTAAAACGGCTTGGATGTGACGAGCTGGTAATTAAACGAGCCCAACACGTCATCGAGGAAATAAGCAGGACGGAAGAAGTGGGAAAGATTCTTGGCAAAAAGGACTTTAAAaga actgGCGAGTTATTCTACCAATCGCACGACTCCCTAAGCAAGTTAATGGAGGTGTCGTGTCCCGAACTGGATCAGTTGGTCAACATCCTGAGAGGAGCTACTGGCGTGTATGGCGCGAGGATGACTGGCGGTGGCTTCGGGGGATGCGCTATTGCTCTG GTACAAAAAAGTGAGGTTGGAAATCTGAAAAATCTTATATTATCGCAGTACAAAAATCCAACATTCTTCGTTTGTCAGCCGACCGACGGTGCCCGTTtgataaaagtttaa